The genomic stretch TGTGCCCCAGCGGTCTGGGCACCACCTACAAGCCGGGCCTCATCCTGAGCCGGATGCAGATGCCCGCGTACACGGACCTGGCCCTGAAGGCCGTGCCGCTCATGGTCGCCGCGGGCCTCAGGGGGCTGCCGAGCACCCTGACGACCCAGGACTCGTATGATCTGCTGTGCGCGGCGCTGCTCGTCCAGTACGTGCGCGGCCAGGACCTGTTCGACGAGAACGGCAACAGCAAGCGCGACGACACGCGGCCGTCCGTGCTGGGCGACATCTTCCACTCCTCGCCCATGGTGGTGGACCCGCCAGCGGACAAGTTCCTGTGCGACCTCGGGGTCTCCACCCAGTGCGTGCGTACCCTCTACGCCACCAAGCAGAAGATGGGCGTGGAGTCGACGCCGATGGACTCGCGCGGCGATCTGCCCACCTCCTGCAGCATCGCCACGCCCCTGCAGCGGGATGCCTACGAGGCCTACCAGTTCATCAACCGCAAGCGCGAGCGGCTCATCCTGGTGGGCGCCAACGACGGCATGCTGCACGCCTTCAGTGACGGACAGGGCCTGGAGGACAACGCGACGTGCAACGTGAGCTACCCGAGCACCGCGGCCGGGGGCGGTCTGGAGCGGTGGGCCTTCATCCCGGCGGACATGCTGCCGCGGCTGCAGGAGATGCTGCAGGGCCACTCCTACTTCGTCGACGGCGACATCATGGTCCGCGACATCTGGGCGGACGACAACGGCGATGGCCGCAAGTCCTGGGACGAGTACCACACGGTGGCCGTGGTGGCCGAGGGCCGCGGCGGCACGCACTACTTCGCCCTGGAGGTGCTGTGGAACACGAGCGGCAACGCGACGACCACCGCGAAGACGCAGCCCGGCTTCCGCTGGATGTTCCCGCAGCCTTGCACGGACGAGTCGCTGCGCTTCGGCAAGACGCTCTTCAGCCTCAGCCCCAAGGCGCCGCCCATCGGCCCCGTGCTGTTGAGCGCCTCCACCCAGGGGCAGAAGCGGCACGGTGAGGAGGGCCCGGCGAGCACCGAGCGCTGGGTGGCGATGCTGTCGGGAGGTTGGTCTCCCGGCGGCGAGAAGGGCCGCGGCATGTACATGGTGGACGTGTGGAACGGCACCGTGAACGGCCGCAACGACAACCTGCTGTGGAAGTGGGAGTTCTCCGAGTCCGCCTCCGGCAACACGGACGAGCCCCGGAAGTACATGACGTACGGCTTCGTGGCGCCGGCGGCCATGGCGGACTACGGCGCCAACGACAAGCCGCGCTTCGACGGCTTCTTCGACACCGCCGTGGTGGGAGACCTGGGCGGCCAGCTCTGGACGCTGCGCTTCTTCCAGCCGGGCGTGCTCGACACCTCCACGAAACTCATCGGCAATTGGAGTGGCGCGCGTTCCTTCTCGATGGACCGGGACGGTGTGGCCGCCTCCGACGCGCGGAGCATCCGCAACCGCTCGCCCATCTACTACCTGTCCTCGCTGGCGGTGCAGCCGGAGAACCAGGCCCTGCGCGCCTTCGTGGGCTCGGGCAACCGCTACTCGCTGCTCGAGACCGGCGCGGGCACCTGCCGCTTCGACAACCCGCAGGCGTGCTCCAAGCTGGGGTGCGGCCAGACACAGGCCACCTACAAGCTGACGCGCAATGGCACGGACTACCAGCGGATGAGCAACGAGTGGGTGGATCGGCTCTACTCGCAGGGCCGCTTCACGCCCTTCTCCAGCGCGGCGACCCCCGCCTCCAACTTCTGCAGCACGGCCGGAGACCTGGACTACCTCACCGCCGAGTTCGAGTCCCGCAACGCGAACACATGCCCCAGGCCCAGCGGCGGTGGAACGGTCAACTACGAGTTCGCCCGGACGAAGGTGGAGTGCGGTCAGAACGCGGCGGGGGTCTTCGACTGCCGCGTGCGTGACCCGGGCAACACGCTGAACATGAACGACCTGGACCTGAGCGCCTCCGCCACTCCCAGCTCGCTCGGCAAGAACCGCTTCTACGGAATCTGGGCCTATGGCGGCAAAGTGGAGCGCATGTTCGACGAGAGCGTGGGGGCGACGCCCACCTCGAAGAACATGGCCAAGGACTACGATGGGCGGCGGCTGACCGATACCGGCGGCACCGGGACTGGCAACCTCGTCGACGTGACGAACGTCCAGTGCGACACCACCGGGACGTGCGAGTGCGCGGCCGGCAAGGTGTGCCCCGGTCAGAAGCTGCTGGCGGGCGAGGAAGACTACGGCTGGTTCTACGAGTACGAGGCGCTGTCCCACAAGACGGCCGGCGGCGCGGCGGTGCTGGCGAGCTGCTCCATGTGGAATGCCATGTACCCGGCGCCCACCACCACCACCACCACCACGGCCTGCGCGGGCTCCAACAACAACCTGGCCCGCCTGCATCAGGCGGACTTCATCACCGGTGCCCCCAACTGCGCCGCGGGCTTCCTCGGCAAGGACGGGTACGCGCGCTACCAGACGCGCTCGGTGCTGGCGCCTCCGCCCGAGCCGGCCACGGCCATCCAGGTGTCGAAGACGGGTCAGGTGAAGTACAGCACCCTCTTCGTCGAGCCCGGCAAGTCGCAGGCCACCGAGACGCAGGTCTCCTCCGACACGGACGTGCTGCAGTACATCTACGAGCTGCCCGTGCCGCGCACCCTGCACACCTGCCGGCACGACCGGATGAACGGCGGCCCGGATGCGTGCGCCGCCTCGGACATGTGACGGAGGCACCGGGGCGTACCCCGGGGGCCCGTCCTCGCCACGCGGCGATGGCGGGCCCTGCCCGTGTTGTTGGTCGGAATGCAAGACCGGGCGAGCAGGCACCTGACATCTTCCCGTGGTCCGGGCGATGCCGTAGCCTTCGCTCCCCATGTCCCGGCGCGGTCCGTTCGCCCTCTGTCTCCTGATCCTCGGTGCCTGCCAGAGGACCTCTCCGCCGTCCGCACCGGCCGTGCCCGACGCCGGCGCCGTGGCCGTCCTGGCGCCCGCCGCCGCGCCCGTGCCCGCCGCCGTGCCCGTGCCCGAGCCGCTCACCCCCTGCAAACCGGGCGGTTCCAATCCGCTCGACGCCGCGTTGGACTACCTCGACGCGGGCAAGTACCCGGAGGCCCTCTCCTGCGCCGCCCAGGCCTCGGCCCTGGAGCCCGACTCGGCCTCCGCCCATTCCGCGCGCGGCGAGGCGCTGGCCGCCCTCGGCCGCACGACGGAAGCGCAGGTGGCCTATGCCCGGGCGCTGGCCATCGACCCCGAGCACCCGGACGCACTGCTTGGCGCGGCGCACCTCTACGCCGTGCAGCTGCCCTCCAGCCGCGAGTACGACGAGCTGGGGGCCCTCTACGCCGAGCGCGGCCTCTCCCAGCCCGACGTGTCCCCGGAGATGTTGCCCCGCTTCGCCCTGGTGGCCGCCATGGCGATGAACGACCTGGGGCAGGCCTCCGAGGCGCTCCAGCGGGCCTCGCTCGTCCTGGCGCGCGAGCCCAACAACCCCGAGGCCGCCTACGAGAAGGCCCTGGCCCTCTTCGAGCTGTGCCGCTTCGCCGAGGCCAGGACGGCCTTCACCGGCCTGCTGAACGATCCGGAGCGCGGCGCGCACGCGCACTACCACCTGGGCCTGTTGATGGAGCGCGAGGGCAAGTGGAAGCAGGCCCAGGCGCACTTCGACAAGGCGCATGCCCTCTCGCCTCGGGACTTCCCGGTGCCGCCCATGCCCACCGAGGCCGAGTTCCGGGAGGACGTGGCCCGCGCGGTGGCGGCCCTGCCCGAGGACATGCGGAGGGATCTCACCGGGGTGCCGGTGCGCGCCGAGGAGCTGCCCGCGAGCGAGGATCTGCTCTCCGGCGAGCCGCCCCTGTCTCCCGCCATCCTCGGCCTCTTCCGGGGCCCGCCGCTGAGC from Archangium lipolyticum encodes the following:
- a CDS encoding pilus assembly protein; this encodes MFRKLTLSFVALLVVLLRADTAAAIDQAACCMPTTSRLDALMNPARGGDEKFFSRPGGPPNILFIIDTSSSMHAWPKDWPANPPRGCSDSFLNGLGYNKDTQYDRMWTGISSQSDNWFANSKYYEAPTKGYGVIFGNAPQNTSTWGTAADACKSINNIGAKDQNTCQTCLETQGYYLHDGSTRRVKGNFLNFYAPRDSGAVKVMADVIHDLREVRFGVMGFQTRAAKTCWGKKSGTNAQCLCIQQPMGPTCAKSYPLDNSSVENNRNSVLNDLTNVNTNNNNGLDWDDCNTPLADALYAAGYLFQSKSSPTPFTSYLGGGHPTSSNFSAADGVCFECGFNAVILLTDGEPYDEQKVVKIPSAITSENVPCDGCSDSQLHKVAKFLWNKDLRTDMSGDQRVATYTIGFSEDVTDSKLLQETARLGGGKFFAARSTSELKRVMLTILDDINARNTAFSTAAVSTLQTQDAALTAIVPRMMPAKDNTWAGKLYRYEQFNEFVEDQDKNGDGDRSDIFLVDKQGSIVSEDSSSEYRKLLSENGGPNGAPVFGAPAEPYWEASDKLEALGHASRNIWTVTDNGSASGGGLKDGLLTQKDGLVAFKLDNITHLRQYLAVSGDPLCPSGLGTTYKPGLILSRMQMPAYTDLALKAVPLMVAAGLRGLPSTLTTQDSYDLLCAALLVQYVRGQDLFDENGNSKRDDTRPSVLGDIFHSSPMVVDPPADKFLCDLGVSTQCVRTLYATKQKMGVESTPMDSRGDLPTSCSIATPLQRDAYEAYQFINRKRERLILVGANDGMLHAFSDGQGLEDNATCNVSYPSTAAGGGLERWAFIPADMLPRLQEMLQGHSYFVDGDIMVRDIWADDNGDGRKSWDEYHTVAVVAEGRGGTHYFALEVLWNTSGNATTTAKTQPGFRWMFPQPCTDESLRFGKTLFSLSPKAPPIGPVLLSASTQGQKRHGEEGPASTERWVAMLSGGWSPGGEKGRGMYMVDVWNGTVNGRNDNLLWKWEFSESASGNTDEPRKYMTYGFVAPAAMADYGANDKPRFDGFFDTAVVGDLGGQLWTLRFFQPGVLDTSTKLIGNWSGARSFSMDRDGVAASDARSIRNRSPIYYLSSLAVQPENQALRAFVGSGNRYSLLETGAGTCRFDNPQACSKLGCGQTQATYKLTRNGTDYQRMSNEWVDRLYSQGRFTPFSSAATPASNFCSTAGDLDYLTAEFESRNANTCPRPSGGGTVNYEFARTKVECGQNAAGVFDCRVRDPGNTLNMNDLDLSASATPSSLGKNRFYGIWAYGGKVERMFDESVGATPTSKNMAKDYDGRRLTDTGGTGTGNLVDVTNVQCDTTGTCECAAGKVCPGQKLLAGEEDYGWFYEYEALSHKTAGGAAVLASCSMWNAMYPAPTTTTTTTACAGSNNNLARLHQADFITGAPNCAAGFLGKDGYARYQTRSVLAPPPEPATAIQVSKTGQVKYSTLFVEPGKSQATETQVSSDTDVLQYIYELPVPRTLHTCRHDRMNGGPDACAASDM
- a CDS encoding metallopeptidase family protein: MSRRGPFALCLLILGACQRTSPPSAPAVPDAGAVAVLAPAAAPVPAAVPVPEPLTPCKPGGSNPLDAALDYLDAGKYPEALSCAAQASALEPDSASAHSARGEALAALGRTTEAQVAYARALAIDPEHPDALLGAAHLYAVQLPSSREYDELGALYAERGLSQPDVSPEMLPRFALVAAMAMNDLGQASEALQRASLVLAREPNNPEAAYEKALALFELCRFAEARTAFTGLLNDPERGAHAHYHLGLLMEREGKWKQAQAHFDKAHALSPRDFPVPPMPTEAEFREDVARAVAALPEDMRRDLTGVPVRAEELPASEDLLSGEPPLSPAILGLFRGPPLSEPCDGSETPCRSVALYRLNLARAVRSREELREQIKVTLLHEVGHLRGEDDQELAARGLE